The Thermosynechococcus sp. HN-54 DNA segment GCTGGGTCACCTTCTACTGGCACTGGAAACACCTCGGTGTCTGGGAAGGCAATGTGGCGCAGTTCAATGAAAACTCCACCTACCTCATGGGTTGGCTGCGGGATTACCTGTGGTTGAACTCGTCCCAGCTCATCAATGGCTACAATCCCTTTGGCACCAATAACCTGTCGGTATGGGCATGGATGTTCCTGTTTGGTCACCTTGTGTGGGCCACAGGCTTCATGTTCCTGATTAGCTGGCGCGGTTACTGGCAAGAGCTGATCGAAACCTTGGTGTGGGCGCACGAGCGTACTCCCTTGGCCAATCTTGTCCGCTGGAAAGACAAGCCTGTGGCGCTGTCAATTGTTCAAGCCCGTTTGGTTGGTTTGGCACACTTTAGCGTCGGCTACGTCTTGACCTACGCTGCCTTCCTCATTGCCTCAACCGCAGCTAAGTTTGGTTGATTGGGTTGATTGAGAATGCTATGTCCCCTGCCCCTGTGGTGGGGGATTTTTTATGCCTTTGTCCAAACAGTTCTTGCGACCTATGATGTTCAGGAGTGCTGTTGTTTCTCTGGGCTTGAGCCTGCCAGCCGTATTTCTACCTATGATGGCTCAGGCCAACTGTCATGCGGTTATTGCGGAGGTTCAGCAAAATCTGATCTCACGCTTTGGCGTTGTTGTGCGTGGTGTAGAGACTCGTCCAGTCGTTGAGCGCACGAATCCCTTTAGAGATCGCGATAAGTGGTTAATTTTTGTCCTTGAACACAATACGCCTCGGCGGCAAAGGGCTGCCAACCAACTCCTTAGGAGTGTTGATTTACGCAGGACGTATGCCCAGAGAATTACCGACAACTGTACAAATGTCGCGATCGTCAGCTTTGGACTCGCAGCAACGGGCATGATGGTGTCAGTTTATCGGATGCCCGATGGCACTGTTCGTGAGGCCGTTTATGTTGATCCTGCTGACAGAAGGGAGCCAAATAGGCCGTTACCTTGGGGATATCAACCCTGTTGTTTGTAGTTTTAGTTTTGTATCTCATCCTTTAGAAAACGGTTGTATTGTGCTAAAGGTTAGAATTTTTTAACGTATCTCAATATTCTATAAACTTAAAAATTATTTTCTTTAAGATCACTCTATCCTTCGGCTATAGTGAGACTGAATTCCGCTACTGGTTTTGACTGAGGGTAGTTGTGATGCAGGGTAGAGTTGCTTATTTTATTCTTCCGTATGAAAATCATATTGGATGGTCATTAGCGCAACTGAGTATTGGAGAACCTTCCCCGATCGCTGGCGAGAATTCAGCAAGTCCAGCCTTTGACCTCAACAATTTGGGTGCTCTTTTAAGCCAAGTGGTCATTGCCGTTGTTCTGTTGATCATTGGCTGGATTGTTGCAACCATTTTGGCAAAGGTGACGCAATCGCTCCTTAAGCGGACACGGTTTGATGAACGGTTGACTCAGTTTGTCGGGGGTGATGACTCCCTACGGGGTCTATCCATGACCCGAATTCTTGCAGGGGTGGTCTTTTGGGTCATCTTTTTGCTGGCAGTGGTGGCCTTTTTGGATGCGCTGCGTTTGACAACGGTGTCCCAGCCCCTCAATGCGTTTCTCAATCAAGTTTTTAGTTTCTTGCCGAAACTGGGGGCAGCTATTTTGCTGGCGGCGGTAGCTTGGGTGGTGGCTACCCTAGCAAAAATTATGGTTGTGCAGTCTGCCCGCTCTTTGAATTTGGATCGTCCGCTGCAAGAGGTAGCCGTTGAAGAAAGTTCGCAAGAGGCTGCACCGCCGCTGCTTGTCAGCGAAACCTTGGGGAATGCCCTTTATTGGTTTGTCTTTCTTTTTTTCTTGCCCTTGATCTTGGGGGTGCTCGACCTCCGAGGCCCCCTGCAGCCGGTGCAAAATCTCCTCAATGATATTTTGGGGGCACTGCCCTTTGTGCTCAAGGCAGGGATTATTGCGGTTGTGGGTTGGTTTGTTGCCCGCATTGTGCGGGGATTAGTGATCAACCTGATGACTGCGATGGGAATTCAGCGGATTGGTCAGCGCTTGGGTCTTGGGCAAACCAGTTTAGGCCAGTCTCTGGCGACGGTTATTGGCACGATTGTCTATGTCTTAATTTTGATCCCGACAGCGATCGCCAGCCTCGACGCCCTGCAAATTGTGGCAATCACAGAACCGGCAATAGCGATGCTGAACCAAGTGCTGACCGCCTTGCCGCGAATTTTTACTGCGGTGATTATCTTAATTTTGGCCTATGTGATTGGTCGCTTTGTCGCCGAGACTGTGCAGAGCTTTCTACAAACGATTGGTTTTAATCAGGTGGTTGTCTGGTTGGGTATTGAATCTGTCCCTGCCACTGCTGAAGAACCTGAAGCTCGTCCCCCTGCGGAGCGTCCTTATCGCTGGCGGCAACCCTCTGAAGTTGTGGGAATTGTAACTTTAGTGGGGATTATTCTCATTGGAGCGATCGCGGCGGTGGAGGTGCTCAATATTCCTGCCCTCAGTGCTTTTGTCAGTGCCCTTGTGGTGATCCTCGGTCGGGTGCTCGTGGGTATCCTCATCTTGGCTGTGGGGCTATACTTTGCCAACTTGGCGTTTCGGATTCTCGCTAGTTCGGGAACTTCCCAAGCCCGTTTTCTGGCTCAAGCGGCACGGATTGCAATCATGACGTTTGTGGGGGCAATGGCGCTCCAGCACATGGGCGTTGCCACCAGTATTGTTAACCTTGCCTTTGGCTTACTCTTTGGCTCCATTGCGGTGGCGATCGCCCTCGCTTTTGGGTTGGGATGTCGCGCGATCGCGGCCGCTCAGGTGGAAGAGTGGATTGCCTTGCTCAAGGGTAAAAACTCTAATCCAGAGTAAGACTTTCCCTTAGACTCGGTGTAATTTAACGTCAGTTTGGGATAAGAAGAGCTAGAGAACAATCGCAGGCTTCTTGGGCTGATGAGCATAGGCCATCAGCCCACAAATGAGATTCACACAGAAATTCAGAGGACTACGGTGCCGAGAATGCTCAATCTGAGAAATGTTTTTCAACTGGTCGATAACTGTGTCTATAATGACCCGTTTACGCGATAATACCTTCTCCATCAACAGCATCAGATGGTTTTTCATGGTGCGGCGCGGCTTCGCGAAAAACTGAATTTGGCACTGTTTCCACAACTGTTACCCTAAGGAGGCTGAGACATAGCCTCGGTCAGGAAAGACTTAGACTTTGCCAAAGACCAATTGCAGAAGCTCGGGCATAGGCTGGCGGTTATGGACATTTCCCGGAGTGAGTTGTACGGCCAACACTGGCGACGGTCATTGACCACTAAATGCAGCTTGAAGCCATACGTTTTGCCACCGGCTGCAAGGCCTTCGAGCACCGGATGGCGGTTAATCCGGCGTGGATAGCAGATCGCTAAACTCATGGAATCAATAAAACTAATCCCTGTACAGGTGTCAAAGAGCGTTTTGAAGTACACACACAGCGGCATGAGCAAGCTGGGCATCCATTCGACAAACTGCTGGTAGCTGAGTAAGCGGGGGAAAGCCTCCCGCCAATGGCACAGATGTGCTCCAGATAAAACTGCTTAAAGGTGCGATAGTGAGACTGATGAAAAGCAATAACGATGGTCATCTGTTCACTCAAGGTCAGGCAGCGAGGGCAGAGCCGCCGCTTTGAGCCTGTACCTAGTTGCTGGCGACGCCAGAGAGGAAGAAAGTGTTTACAAAAGTCATCGACGGAGCAGAACAAGGCGTCTAGATTTAGAGTAGATCTAAGGCAAGAGATGGGGGATATGTTTTCGCTTAGTTTACCCGTCTCTCTTTCTTTTTCAGCAGACCACTTATCCCGAACTCAGGTTAAGATAGCTCGAAAAAGCCGAAGCTGTTTACTGTTTGGCTTGCTTCTCTCATTAGTTAAGCTTATCGCCTTGAAGTCAAAATGGCCAAACTGACTCCCTAGCGGGTGTTTTACAACAGAGAATTGACGTTTTTTTACTAAGCAATAGGGTTTCTAAATACTGTAAAGGATTGATAACCAGTATCAATTAAAATGTGCTCAAATAGCAGAAGTGTTGAATTCTGCAACAAAACTTAACATCCTAAGTGACAAGTAGCTCTGGCTGCCAATCAAAGCTCCAATGCACTATCGAGCAGCGGCGACTCAGTTCCAGTTGCAAATATCGCAATTTGTCTAATAGCTTCCTGCCAAAGTATTCAGGTATCTCCATTAGCTCTAAAATTAAGTACCCAATCAAAACCATATAAATCTGATTTATCACCCCATTCAAACTCTTCGTAATCAGCTTGTCTAATGATAAATGCATCTTTAGAAACTTCCATAAGTTCTCAATCCCCCACCGATGCCGATACAGCTCACTCACTTCCTCATCACTTAGATGCATTAGATTCGTCGCAATACGAAACTCTGTTCCATGCTCATCAAAAAATTGAACCACTCGGTATCTCTCATGATTGAGCTTCATTCTCATGTTATTCTTGATACGCACAACAAATAAACACTTCCTCTCACTCAGCCGCTCTAAAAATCTCCAACTCGCAAACCCTCTATCCATGATGGCAACGGCATTCTCAGGGATCATTTCTAAAATCTCGTCTTGAAAGCTTAGGTCATGTCTCTCCCCAAAAGAGACTACTGCCTTACCCAGGATGTTCTCTGTTAAATCAAATCCTGTAATTAACTTCACTTGATGGTATTTGTAGAACCAAAAGAGCTTACTCGTCAGGGTAATGACGGTTGAATCAATAGGAAACAGCATCAGACTTGAACAACGATGTCTCTTGCGAGCTTGAGACATGAGATGAGTGTAAATCCTCTCAAATAAGGTGGTTGTTCGAGTTTTGTTCGCCTTGGAAAACGTGGACATATCCACTGTAATCCCCGAATGATTCAAGCGATAAAATAAGGCTCTCATGCTGGTTAATCCTTGGTCGAGAATGTAGGTCAACCAGATTTTGAAGAACAATTGAGAGTTGAGGACGGGGTAGTCGCAAGGGCTGAGCTGCTTGAGAATAGACTTGACAAGAACTGAAAAAGATGCCATAGTAAGCTGATTAATTTTTCTTCTTTTGAGGGAAGAATACGACATTTCTTCCCTTTTTTCTAGCCTCTTAAACTATCTTTCAACACTTCTGCTCAAATAGTTCCTCGTCAATCAATTCATCAATCACTTGCTTCACAGGTGAGTTATTATTACCTTCGGCATCATACCAGCCATAGTAGTCATGCAAAATAAAGTAACCCCCCGGTCGCAAATACCAAGGCACATAATTGAAAACATCAGCCTTGCATCCCTCATAGCTGTGATCACCATCAATGAAAATAAGATCAACTAAACCTTCAACCGTAACTTCATCTGAACGAGCGTTAATAAATTCAACATAGCTCTCAAGATTGGCTTCAGCAATCAGCTCCTCAGCTTCCTTAGTTGGAAAAGGATCAATTGAAAGTAGTTGCCGTTTTTTGGGCGCCTCAAATTCTCTGTAGTCTATGTCAGGACGTTGCTTGTGTTGTTGTGGTTCTTGCCAACCAATATCAATGAATCGCAGCGCACTTGCTAGGCATAGTGTGGAAAAGCCCTTAAAGCATCCAATTTCAATAATTCGCGTGGCACGAATGCTCACTGCCAGAGAAAAAAGAGTCATGCCCAATCCAAGTTCCGAGCCACCAGCAACGAGTGACCGCCGCATCAAGCCAAAAAAATTTCCAAAATACCCATCCATTCTTTTTTGATTATCAGTTAGGGGTTCTGTTGTCATTAAGTATTCTTGACTAAAGCTCATAGGAGGTATTCTCGGCAGCTATCCTTTCTAACTTGTCTTATCTTAACTGAGGTTAATTTGACTAGCAGCCAAACCAATAAAAAAATCCCCCAAGGTCACTTGGGGGACAACAGGAAGAGAGAAATTTTTGGCTCTAGAGTTGGGGCACAAACCGCTCTTTGTCGGGAACCACGGTGTACTCAGCAACAATTTGGCGAAACTCCTCACCATCAATCGTTTCTTTTTCCACCAGTAGATCCACCAAGCGGTCAATCACGACCCGATTTTCGCGGATGATCTTGATGGCTAGCTCGTAGCTGTGCTGCACCAACTCTCGCACTTGGGCATCAATGCGAGCGGCAATTTCCTCGGAGTATTCTGTCCGAGAGACCAAGTCCCGCCCCAAGAACACTTCACCGTTTTGGGTTTCCAAGGAGAGAGGCCCTAGATCCGACATGCCAAAGCGAGTAACCATTTGCCGTGCCATCGCTGTCACCTGTTGCAGGTCATTGCCGGCACCAGTCGTGACTTCAGCATCGCCAAAGACCACGTATTCGGCAGCGCGACCACCAAGGGCACCGGCCATCCGCGCCATCAGTTGCGATCGCGAGATGAGACCGGAATCTTCTGAAGGCATGAACCAAGTGAGACCACGGGCTTGACCACGCGGCACCAAGGTCACTTTTTGCACGGGATCGTGATCCTTCAGGAGGGTGCCAACAATGGCGTGACCCACCTCGTGGTAAGCGATGAGGCGTTTGCTCTTGCCATCAATGAGCGGTGTGCCCTCCATACCAGCGACAACCCGATCCACGGCATCGTCAATTTCCAGCATGGTGATGGCGGGTTTCCGCCGACGGGCCGTGAGAATCGCCGCTTCATTGAGCAAGTTGGCTAAATCCGCACCCGTAAAGCCGGGAGTACGGCGAGCGATCGCCTCAAGGGAGACTTCAGGCGCTAATTTTTTGTTGCGGGCATGCACCTTGAGAATGGCTAAACGCCCCTTGATATCTGGTGCATCCACGATCACCTGACGGTCAAAGCGACCCGGACGCAAGAGAGCCGCATCAAGAACGTCGGGACGGTTGGTTGCTGCAATCACAATAATGCCCGTATTTCCCTCAAAGCCATCCATTTCTGTCAGCAATTGGTTGAGGGTCTGCTCCCGCTCATCATTGCCACCGCCAATTCCCGCACCCCGTTGGCGACCCACGGCATCAATTTCATCAATAAAGATAAGGCAGGGGGCATTTTCCTTGGCCTTGCGGAAGAGATCCCGCACGCGGGAGGCACCGACACCAACAAACATTTCGACAAACTCTGAGCCAGAGATGGAGAAAAAGGGCACGCCAGCTTCCCCGGCGATCGCCTTGGCCAGCATCGTTTTCCCTGTACCAGGAGGCCCCACCAGCAATACCCCCTTGGGAATGCGGGCACCAACTGCTGTAAATTTCTCCGGTTTTTTCAGGAAGGTGACCACCTCTTGCAGTTCTTCCTTGGCTTCATCCACACCCGCCACATCATCGAACATGACGCCCGTTTTGGCCTCCATTTGGAAGCGGGCACGAGATTTACCGAAGTTCATCGCCTGTCCGGGACCACCGGGCACGTTGCTAGAGCGGCGAAAGAGGAAGAAAAGTCCTCCTAGAAGCAGGACAGGGAAGAGCAAATTGCCCAAGAGGCTCCAGAGAGCACTATCATTGCGGGCTGGATGCACATCGATTTCTACATGCTGCTCCCGCAGTTTACTGATGACCTCTGGCGCTGTGCCGGGCATGTCCACGCGTACCCGCAGGGGTCGGCCGTTAATCAGTTCCGGATCAGAGACATCGACAATGGCAGTGCGACCATTATCGAAAATATCCACTCGACTAATGCGACCGGCGTCTAAGTAGTTGAGGAATCGGCCATAGCTCATGCGCGTACTGGCGGTATTTAAGGGAGGCTGACTTTGATTGAGCATCAAGTTGCTTGCCCCCTGCCATAGCAGAACCCCCATCAGCAGTAGGGGAATTGACCAAAGGAGAACGGTTTTCCAAGAGACTTTCATTGGCGGCGCTTTTTATCAGGTTCTTAACTAAATTTAACATATCCCTCCCCAAGGCGGGGTCTTAGTTCATCATGCCTTCAAGGAGGCGATCGCGCCGTTGTTGGAGAACTGCTTGCAGAAGAGGGTACCCCTGCAGTTCAGGATCCTGTTCTATTAGTTGACTCGCGGCCGCACGCGCCGCCTCTAGGCAATCTTGATCCTCTACTAGGCTTGCGAGGGCAAAATCCGGCAGTCCCGATTGTCGTGTGCCCAGCACTTCCCCTGGACCGCGCAGCCGCAGATCCATCTCGGCAATAAAGAAGCCATCCTGAGACTGAGCCAACACACTTAAGCGTTGCTTGGCCGCCTCATTGCGAGAACTATTCAGCAAGAGACAATAGGACTGTTGGGCACCCCGCCCCACCCGCCCCCGCAGTTGATGCAGTTGGGATAGGCCAAAGCGTTCCGCGTGTTCAATGAGCATCACCGTGGCATTGGGGACATCTACCCCCACCTCAACCACCGTGGTGGCCACAAGAATATCCAGTTCCCCCTTGGCAAAGGCTTGAATCGTTGCATCCTTGTCACTAGATGCCATGCGACCGTGGAGCAGCCCGACCCGAAAATTGGGAAAAATCTCTGTTTGTAATCGCTCGTGCTCGGCAATGGCGGATTTCAGATCCAGTTTTTCCGATTCCTCAACCAAAGGGAGGACAATGTAGGCCTGACGCCCCTGGGCCACTTCACGGCGGATTAAATCGTAGGCATGGGGGCGATCGCACCGTCCCAACACCGTGGTTTGAATCGGCTGCCGACCGGGGGGCAATTCATCAATTTGACTCACATCCAAATCCCCATGGAGGGTCAACGCAAGAGTACGGGGAATCGGTGTCGCCGTCATTGTCAGCACATGGGGCAAGAGTCCCTTGGCTTGCAGCTTTGCCCGTTGCGCCACCCCAAAGCGGTGCTGTTCATCAATCACCACGAGACCCAGCCGCTGAAACGTTACCCCCTCTTGGATGAGGGCATGGGTACCCACCAGCACCGGTAATTCCCCTGTTGCTAATTGATCCAAAATCTGACGTCGCTTGGCCGCGCGTATCGATCCTGTGAGCAGTTCCACCGGCACATGGAGGGGGGTGAGCCATTCAAAAAGCTTGCGATAGTGCTGCTCTGCCAGAACCTCTGTGGGTGCCATCAGGGCTGCTTGGTAACCCGACTGCACAGCCGCCAATAGCGCAATCACAGCGACCACAGTTTTGCCGGATCCCACATCCCCTTGGACAAGGCGATTCATGGGAATCGGGCGCTCTAAATCTGCCAAAATTTCAGCCACCACCCGCTGCTGCGCCCCCGTAAGTCGAAACGGTAGCTGTTGATAAAATTGCTCGATGAGCGCCCCTTGGGGGTTGAGGGGGACACTGGCCTGCTGTTGTTGCTGCCGCCGCCGTTGGAGCAATCCCAGTTGTAGGTAGAAAAATTCATCAAAAATCAGCCGCCGCCGTGCCAGACTCAGTTGGGCTTGATCTGGCGGAAAGTGAATGTGACGCAGCGCCGTATCTAGAGGAATCAGTTGGTGACGTTGGCGTAGCTCCTGCGGTAGGGGATCAGGATAGCCCTGCACCAAGGGCAGAACGCGATCGACCGCACGGCGAATCACATCGGGAGAAACTCCCTCGGCTAGGGGATAGATCGGCACAATACGGCCAATCGTGAGGGAGTCTATTTCTGCCGCAGCATGATCCAGCACTTCCAACTGGGGATCCTCAAGGGTGAGGCCATACTTCGTCAGTTTCACGAGGCCAGAGGCAGCCACAATTGTCTGTGGGGCATAGAGGCGTTTTTGCTGCTCTTGCCATCCGCGTTGGGCATAGCGGGCACCGGCGTAGAAGCGGCTGAGGCGAATTTGACCCGTCCGATCTTGGAGGACAAGTTCCAAAATCGTTAGCTTGGCATTGCGAGGACTGGTAAAACAGTTGCAACGGCGAACTTTACCTACAAGGGTGACGGTTTCTCCGGCTTGCAGTTGCCGAATCGGTACTTGGCGAGCATAGTCAACATGATCGCGGGGAAAGTAGTCAATGAGATCCCTAACCGTGTAAAGCCCCAGTTTTTCCAGCTTGGCAGCAGTGCGATCGCCAATGCCATTGACCGTCTTTAGCGGCTGGTTGAGGAGACGGGGAGGGGAGCTAGTAATAAGTTGTTTGTGGACATCGTGCAGCAGTTGGCGCGTTTGCACCACGAGGTGCTGTCGTTGCGTGGGGGACAGATCGTTGTACTGGGCATAGGCTGCTGCCGTTTCCTGCCAGCGATCGCGCACCTGAACAGGCAGTTGTTGCAGGGGGGCTTGCGTTAACGCTTCGTGTAAATACTCATTGAACCGATAGGTATTGCCCTGAAGGTTGCAAAAGCCCCGCTCCATTTCGATGGCAAGGGCGCGTTGTAGGCGTGGCCAGTCTAGGGACATCGCAGGCCTCCTTTCTAAGGCTCACCATCCATTGCCTCGGAAACGTTGGCTGTCGCGTCTGCGGTTTCATTGGCTTTCCATGTTTGCCACCACGCCCGACTGGCCTTGAGAACCAGATATTGCCGCTGTTTTTTGTGGAGTTGTTTCTGGAGTGTGGCCAGACGAGCCTCCAGCTGACGAATTTGGCTGCGCTGATTGGCAAGGGGGGGATGCTGAAACTCCAGTTCCTCAAGTTGCAGATAAATGGCGGCCATGGGGTGATGGGTGACAGATTCCCTTTTGGACTCACTTGTGTCTTGCTCCTCTTCACCTGCCTCTTGCAGCTTTTGCTCATCCAGCATCATGGTCAGCAAATGAGGAATTCTCCCAAGGGGGCGATTTTCTGCCTTACTGGCAATCTCTAAAATCACTGCGATCGGAGCAGGAGGCAAAATGGCGGCCTGTTGGAGCAGGTAGTTAATCTTCAGCGAACTTTGATAAAGGACTTGGCTCAATTGCTCCGGTAGGGAGGGGGGGTCCTGTTCTTTGGTTGTGTCTTCCTCTGACGGCGCTTCCCCATTCACCGCCTCTTGCCTTGAAGTTGAGTCTTCTTGGTGACGGGGCTGTAGGCCTAAAATCGTGGTTTCCAAGGCGATCGCCAGTTCAACAATCTGACGCTGAAGTTCCTGCCGCTCTGCATCCTCAAGGGTCAAAAATTGCTCTGGAAAGACTTGAGTGCACACCTGATAACTGACCGTGATCAACTGCTGACGGGCAATGGGGGCAAGCATCTCTAGATAGACATCATAAAGCTGACGCATTTCCGCCAAGGCGGCCAATAGCATCCCCTGTAACCCTAAAATTTCCCGCTCAACGGCTTCTAAGTTACCCGACATACACGCCTAAACTGGGAAAACGGCAAAACAGTGCTGCTGCGTTTAGAGGACTGTTTCTACAATCTATTACAAAATCTTGGCGAGGATAGCCTGTTCACCCACTCATGGCAAGATGGTGAGGTCGCAAAGGTGAGGCAAAAACGTGGATATTATTCTCTGGTTGCAAGCGGTTATCCTCGGCTTAGTACAAGGCATTACAGAGTTTTTACCCATTAGCAGCACCGCTCACCTCATTCTCTTGAGTGATGTGTTGGGGTGGAAAAGTGTCTGGCATAAAACAGCCCTTGACGCGATGCAATTCGGCAGTGTGATTGCGGTTTTTGGCTATTTTTGGCAGGACATTCGCCAAATGGTTCAAGGCGGTTGGCAAGCATGGCGGCAACGGGATTGGCAGCGGGAGGAGTGGAAGCTGCTGGCCGGCATTGCCGTGGGCACGATTCCTGCATTGGTGGCGGGACTGATTCTGAAATTGGCCAAGGTAGAACTGGATCGCCCTCAAATCATTGCCACGATGGCGATCGCCATGGCGATTCTCTTGGGACTGGCGGAAAAGTGGGGTGCTCGCAAACGCACCTATCAAGACATTGGCATTTTAGATGGCGTGTTGGTGGGCTGTGGCCAGATGATTGCCCTGCTGCCAGGGGCTTCGCGATCTGGATCTACATTAACCACGGCTTTGTTGCTAGGACTGGAGCGGCAAACAGCGGCTCGCTTTTCGTTTCTGTTGGGTATTCCCACACTGACGATCGCGACCCTTGTCCAAGCCAAAGATGTCTTTGATCAGGGCACCCTGTTTTTTCCTTTAGTGATTGCCACGCTATCGAGCATGGTTTTCTCCTATCTGGCGATCGCTTGGCTGCTGCGATTTCTCCAACGTCACTCCACTTGGGTCTTTATTTGGTATCGCATTGGCTTGGGAGCTGCCCTCTGGGGGGCGATCGCCCTTGGCAATTTGCAAACCTAAGGAACAGTATTTAGCAAAATTTAACCAAATGTGTGGTGAGGATCACAGGGAAATTACGGATGCCTTGCCATACTGAGTGTGGAATGGTGAAAG contains these protein-coding regions:
- a CDS encoding transposase, encoding MASFSVLVKSILKQLSPCDYPVLNSQLFFKIWLTYILDQGLTSMRALFYRLNHSGITVDMSTFSKANKTRTTTLFERIYTHLMSQARKRHRCSSLMLFPIDSTVITLTSKLFWFYKYHQVKLITGFDLTENILGKAVVSFGERHDLSFQDEILEMIPENAVAIMDRGFASWRFLERLSERKCLFVVRIKNNMRMKLNHERYRVVQFFDEHGTEFRIATNLMHLSDEEVSELYRHRWGIENLWKFLKMHLSLDKLITKSLNGVINQIYMVLIGYLILELMEIPEYFGRKLLDKLRYLQLELSRRCSIVHWSFDWQPELLVT
- the recG gene encoding ATP-dependent DNA helicase RecG yields the protein MSLDWPRLQRALAIEMERGFCNLQGNTYRFNEYLHEALTQAPLQQLPVQVRDRWQETAAAYAQYNDLSPTQRQHLVVQTRQLLHDVHKQLITSSPPRLLNQPLKTVNGIGDRTAAKLEKLGLYTVRDLIDYFPRDHVDYARQVPIRQLQAGETVTLVGKVRRCNCFTSPRNAKLTILELVLQDRTGQIRLSRFYAGARYAQRGWQEQQKRLYAPQTIVAASGLVKLTKYGLTLEDPQLEVLDHAAAEIDSLTIGRIVPIYPLAEGVSPDVIRRAVDRVLPLVQGYPDPLPQELRQRHQLIPLDTALRHIHFPPDQAQLSLARRRLIFDEFFYLQLGLLQRRRQQQQQASVPLNPQGALIEQFYQQLPFRLTGAQQRVVAEILADLERPIPMNRLVQGDVGSGKTVVAVIALLAAVQSGYQAALMAPTEVLAEQHYRKLFEWLTPLHVPVELLTGSIRAAKRRQILDQLATGELPVLVGTHALIQEGVTFQRLGLVVIDEQHRFGVAQRAKLQAKGLLPHVLTMTATPIPRTLALTLHGDLDVSQIDELPPGRQPIQTTVLGRCDRPHAYDLIRREVAQGRQAYIVLPLVEESEKLDLKSAIAEHERLQTEIFPNFRVGLLHGRMASSDKDATIQAFAKGELDILVATTVVEVGVDVPNATVMLIEHAERFGLSQLHQLRGRVGRGAQQSYCLLLNSSRNEAAKQRLSVLAQSQDGFFIAEMDLRLRGPGEVLGTRQSGLPDFALASLVEDQDCLEAARAAASQLIEQDPELQGYPLLQAVLQQRRDRLLEGMMN
- a CDS encoding O-methyltransferase, with the translated sequence MSFSQEYLMTTEPLTDNQKRMDGYFGNFFGLMRRSLVAGGSELGLGMTLFSLAVSIRATRIIEIGCFKGFSTLCLASALRFIDIGWQEPQQHKQRPDIDYREFEAPKKRQLLSIDPFPTKEAEELIAEANLESYVEFINARSDEVTVEGLVDLIFIDGDHSYEGCKADVFNYVPWYLRPGGYFILHDYYGWYDAEGNNNSPVKQVIDELIDEELFEQKC
- a CDS encoding undecaprenyl-diphosphate phosphatase, which encodes MDIILWLQAVILGLVQGITEFLPISSTAHLILLSDVLGWKSVWHKTALDAMQFGSVIAVFGYFWQDIRQMVQGGWQAWRQRDWQREEWKLLAGIAVGTIPALVAGLILKLAKVELDRPQIIATMAIAMAILLGLAEKWGARKRTYQDIGILDGVLVGCGQMIALLPGASRSGSTLTTALLLGLERQTAARFSFLLGIPTLTIATLVQAKDVFDQGTLFFPLVIATLSSMVFSYLAIAWLLRFLQRHSTWVFIWYRIGLGAALWGAIALGNLQT
- a CDS encoding mechanosensitive ion channel — protein: MGALLSQVVIAVVLLIIGWIVATILAKVTQSLLKRTRFDERLTQFVGGDDSLRGLSMTRILAGVVFWVIFLLAVVAFLDALRLTTVSQPLNAFLNQVFSFLPKLGAAILLAAVAWVVATLAKIMVVQSARSLNLDRPLQEVAVEESSQEAAPPLLVSETLGNALYWFVFLFFLPLILGVLDLRGPLQPVQNLLNDILGALPFVLKAGIIAVVGWFVARIVRGLVINLMTAMGIQRIGQRLGLGQTSLGQSLATVIGTIVYVLILIPTAIASLDALQIVAITEPAIAMLNQVLTALPRIFTAVIILILAYVIGRFVAETVQSFLQTIGFNQVVVWLGIESVPATAEEPEARPPAERPYRWRQPSEVVGIVTLVGIILIGAIAAVEVLNIPALSAFVSALVVILGRVLVGILILAVGLYFANLAFRILASSGTSQARFLAQAARIAIMTFVGAMALQHMGVATSIVNLAFGLLFGSIAVAIALAFGLGCRAIAAAQVEEWIALLKGKNSNPE
- the ftsH2 gene encoding ATP-dependent zinc metalloprotease FtsH2, which translates into the protein MKVSWKTVLLWSIPLLLMGVLLWQGASNLMLNQSQPPLNTASTRMSYGRFLNYLDAGRISRVDIFDNGRTAIVDVSDPELINGRPLRVRVDMPGTAPEVISKLREQHVEIDVHPARNDSALWSLLGNLLFPVLLLGGLFFLFRRSSNVPGGPGQAMNFGKSRARFQMEAKTGVMFDDVAGVDEAKEELQEVVTFLKKPEKFTAVGARIPKGVLLVGPPGTGKTMLAKAIAGEAGVPFFSISGSEFVEMFVGVGASRVRDLFRKAKENAPCLIFIDEIDAVGRQRGAGIGGGNDEREQTLNQLLTEMDGFEGNTGIIVIAATNRPDVLDAALLRPGRFDRQVIVDAPDIKGRLAILKVHARNKKLAPEVSLEAIARRTPGFTGADLANLLNEAAILTARRRKPAITMLEIDDAVDRVVAGMEGTPLIDGKSKRLIAYHEVGHAIVGTLLKDHDPVQKVTLVPRGQARGLTWFMPSEDSGLISRSQLMARMAGALGGRAAEYVVFGDAEVTTGAGNDLQQVTAMARQMVTRFGMSDLGPLSLETQNGEVFLGRDLVSRTEYSEEIAARIDAQVRELVQHSYELAIKIIRENRVVIDRLVDLLVEKETIDGEEFRQIVAEYTVVPDKERFVPQL